A genome region from Cucumis sativus cultivar 9930 chromosome 4, Cucumber_9930_V3, whole genome shotgun sequence includes the following:
- the LOC101216496 gene encoding WAT1-related protein At5g07050, producing the protein MEGKGSGIANFVEGAQPYIAMISLQFGYAGMNIITKVALNRGMSHYVLVTYRQAFATIVLAPFAFFFERKVRPKISFAMLMQIFLLGLLGPVIDQNFYYAGLKLTSTTFSCATSNMLPAMTFILALLCRMEKLEMKKVRCQAKVVGTLVTVGGAILMTLYKGNVISFFWSHHNNNYLHSSSASSNYYSFESTYQDWLKGSILLLFANLAWALFFIVQAMTLRNYTAHLSLTTLVCFFGTLQSMAVTFVMEHKASVWNIGWDMNLLASVYAGIVSSSIAYYVQGMIMQKRGPVFVTAFTPMIMIIVAIMGSFMLAEKIYIGRVVGGIVMVVGLYSVLWGKYKDYKEKEAIIEEITTIVEPVKLLISEDKLEKNKKKKLATVVEEEEETTTSTSLNDIEMQRNDTRSNVDDNNHNNVATLRCPSPLPIVVVIAMNEAPPKVFY; encoded by the exons atggaagGAAAGGGAAGTGGAATTGCCAATTTTGTTGAGGGAGCACAACCTTACATTGCTATGATCTCTCTCCAATTTGGCTATGCTGGGATGAATATCATCACCAAGGTAGCTCTCAACCGCGGAATGAGCCATTACGTTCTTGTCACTTATCGGCAAGCCTTTGCCACCATTGTCCTTGCTCCCTTCGCCTTCTTCTTCGAAAG GAAAGTGAGACCCAAGATCAGTTTTGCCATGTTAATGCAGATTTTCCTTCTGGGTTTGTTAGG aCCGGTGATTGATCAGAATTTTTATTATGCTGGATTGAAGCTCACTTCAACTACCTTTTCATGTGCCACCAGCAATATGCTTCCTGCAATGACATTCATCTTAGCTCTTCTTTGTAG GATGGAGAAATTGGAGATGAAGAAAGTGAGATGCCAAGCCAAGGTGGTGGGAACATTGGTGACAGTGGGTGGAGCCATTTTGATGACTTTATACAAAGGGAATGTCATAAGCTTCTTTTGGTCTCACCATAACAATAATTATCTTCACAGCTCTTCTGCTTCTTCCAATTACTATTCCTTTGAAAGCACTTATCAAGATTGGCTCAAGGGTTCcattcttctcctttttgCCAATCTTGCTTGGGCTTTGTTCTTCATCGTTCAG GCAATGACATTAAGGAATTACACAGCCCATCTGTCACTTACAACCCTTGTGTGTTTCTTTGGGACTTTGCAATCCATGGCTGTCACATTTGTAATGGAACACAAAGCTTCTGTTTGGAACATTGGATGGGATATGAACCTTCTTGCTTCTGTTTATGCT GGAATAGTTTCATCAAGCATAGCTTATTATGTACAAGGGATGATTATGCAAAAGAGAGGACCTGTTTTTGTCACAGCCTTTACCCCTATGATCATGATCATTGTTGCCATTATGGGCTCCTTCATGCTTGCAGAGAAGATCTATATCGGACG tgTTGTTGGAGGTATTGTAATGGTGGTGGGGCTGTACTCAGTGCTATGGGGAAAATACAAAGATTACAAAGAAAAGGAAGCAATAATAGAAGAGATCACCACCATAGTTGAACCAGTGAAGCTTTTAATAAGTGAAGAcaaattggagaaaaataagaagaagaaattagcaacagtagttgaagaagaagaagaaacgacGACATCGACATCGTTAAACGACATCGAAATGCAAAGGAACGACACAAGATCAAATGTCGACGacaataatcataataatgtTGCAACATTGCGTTGTCCTTCTCCACTACccattgttgttgttataGCTATGAATGAAGCACCACcaaaagttttttattaa